One Dietzia sp. JS16-p6b genomic window carries:
- a CDS encoding ethanolamine ammonia-lyase subunit EutB — MSKYTQQVSGTTFRFDGLVDLMAKASARRSGDELAGCAASSDAERAAAQWALAEVPLETFLEDLLVPYETDEVTRLIVDSHDRAAFAPVAHLTVGGLRDWLLEVSASAGAAATLASVAAGLTPEMVAAVSKLMRNQDLIAVARAVRVTSAFRTTVGLPGTLATRLQPNHPTDDPRGIAAATLDGLLLGSGDAVIGVNPATDSPHATSDLLHLLDEIRQRFEIPAQSCVLSHVTTTMELIEQGAPVDLVFQSVAGTEGANSGFGVDLALLREANEAGRSLHRGTVGDNVMYLETGQGSALSAGAHLGTGGRPVDQQTLEARAYAVCRDLDPLLVNTVVGFIGPEYLYDGKQIIRAGLEDHFCGKLLGLPMGVDVCYTNHAEADQDDMDSLLTLLGAAGAAFVIAVPGADDVMLGYQSLSFHDVLYVRQVLGLTPAPEFAEWLDRLGMVDARGRILDIDATGSPLRALTGTR, encoded by the coding sequence ATGAGTAAGTACACCCAGCAGGTCTCGGGAACGACCTTTCGGTTCGACGGCCTCGTGGACCTGATGGCCAAGGCGTCTGCGCGGAGATCGGGTGACGAGTTGGCCGGGTGCGCGGCGTCGTCCGACGCCGAACGCGCCGCCGCGCAGTGGGCGCTCGCCGAGGTCCCGCTCGAGACCTTCCTCGAGGACCTGCTCGTGCCGTACGAGACCGATGAGGTCACCCGTCTCATCGTCGACTCGCATGATCGCGCCGCGTTCGCACCGGTGGCCCACCTCACCGTGGGTGGCCTACGCGACTGGCTCCTCGAGGTCTCGGCCTCTGCCGGGGCGGCCGCGACGCTGGCCTCCGTGGCGGCGGGGCTGACCCCGGAGATGGTGGCGGCGGTGAGCAAGCTGATGCGCAACCAGGACCTGATCGCCGTGGCCCGCGCGGTCCGGGTGACCTCGGCGTTCCGGACCACCGTGGGCCTGCCGGGCACCCTGGCGACGCGCCTGCAGCCCAATCATCCGACCGACGACCCGAGGGGCATCGCCGCGGCCACCCTCGACGGTCTGCTCCTGGGCTCCGGCGACGCGGTGATCGGCGTCAATCCGGCGACGGACTCCCCGCACGCCACCTCGGACCTGCTGCATCTGCTCGACGAGATACGCCAGCGCTTCGAGATCCCCGCGCAGTCCTGCGTCCTGTCACACGTCACCACGACGATGGAACTCATCGAACAGGGGGCGCCGGTGGATCTGGTCTTCCAGTCCGTCGCCGGCACGGAGGGCGCCAATTCAGGCTTCGGGGTGGACCTCGCGCTGCTGCGCGAGGCCAATGAGGCGGGCCGCTCGCTGCACCGCGGGACCGTGGGCGACAACGTGATGTACCTGGAGACCGGGCAGGGCTCGGCGTTGAGCGCGGGCGCACACCTGGGGACGGGAGGCCGGCCCGTGGACCAGCAGACCCTCGAGGCCAGGGCCTACGCGGTGTGCCGTGACCTCGATCCGCTGCTGGTCAACACGGTCGTGGGGTTCATCGGTCCCGAGTATCTCTACGACGGCAAACAGATCATCCGCGCAGGGCTCGAGGACCACTTCTGCGGCAAGCTCCTCGGTCTGCCGATGGGTGTGGACGTCTGCTACACCAATCACGCCGAGGCCGACCAGGACGACATGGACAGCCTGCTCACACTGCTCGGTGCGGCGGGCGCCGCCTTCGTCATCGCGGTGCCCGGCGCCGATGACGTGATGTTGGGATACCAGAGCCTGAGCTTCCACGACGTGTTGTATGTCAGGCAGGTGCTGGGGCTGACCCCGGCCCCCGAGTTCGCGGAATGGCTCGACCGTCTGGGCATGGTCGACGCGCGGGGACGGATTCTGGACATCGACGCCACCGGGTCTCCGCTCCGCGCCCTGACGGGGACGAGATGA
- the eat gene encoding ethanolamine permease, whose translation MSIADTHSSHHDGTRSHLESGDYLARRQLKKGTAGWVLLAGLGVSYVISGDYSGWNFGLEQGGFGGLLIAAVIIAGMYLAMVLGMAEMSSALPAAGGGYTFARRALGPWGGFATGTAILIEYAIAPAAIATFIGAYVESLELFGITDGWWVYLAVYAVFIGIHLAGVGEALKVMFVITAIALVGLVVFAVAAAGQFEASNLTNIAPTDAAGASDFLPFGFLGIWAAVPFAIWFFLAIEGVPLAAEEAKDPARNVPRGIIAGMGVLLVTATTVLVLATGAGGADAIQSSGNPLVEALGDGSAAKLVNYIGLAGLVASFFSIIYAYSRQLFALSRAGYLPRALSVTNSRRAPTLALVVPGVLGFLLSLTGQGDMLLNMAVFGAALSYVLMMVSHIVLRRREPDMERPYRTPGGVVTTGFALVVAALAVVATFLVNSTAALCCLVVFGAFMLYFGIHSRHHLVANSPDEEFAALARAEAELE comes from the coding sequence ATGTCCATCGCAGACACCCACAGTAGCCACCATGACGGAACGCGATCTCACCTCGAGAGCGGTGACTACCTGGCCAGGCGCCAGTTGAAAAAGGGCACCGCCGGGTGGGTGCTGCTCGCGGGTCTCGGCGTCAGCTACGTGATCTCGGGCGACTACTCGGGGTGGAACTTCGGCCTGGAACAGGGCGGCTTCGGTGGCCTGCTCATCGCCGCGGTGATCATCGCCGGCATGTACCTGGCCATGGTGCTCGGCATGGCCGAGATGTCCTCGGCGCTCCCGGCCGCGGGCGGTGGCTACACCTTCGCGCGGCGCGCCCTGGGGCCGTGGGGAGGGTTCGCCACCGGGACCGCCATCCTCATCGAGTACGCCATCGCGCCCGCCGCCATAGCGACGTTCATCGGCGCGTACGTCGAATCCCTTGAGTTGTTCGGCATCACCGACGGGTGGTGGGTCTACCTCGCGGTGTACGCGGTGTTCATCGGCATCCACCTCGCCGGAGTCGGTGAGGCCCTCAAGGTCATGTTCGTCATCACCGCCATTGCTCTGGTCGGCCTCGTCGTCTTCGCCGTGGCGGCCGCGGGCCAGTTCGAGGCGTCGAACCTCACCAACATCGCTCCCACCGACGCCGCCGGTGCCTCGGACTTCCTGCCGTTCGGATTCCTCGGCATCTGGGCCGCCGTGCCGTTCGCGATCTGGTTCTTCCTCGCCATCGAGGGTGTGCCGCTGGCCGCCGAGGAGGCCAAGGATCCGGCCCGCAACGTTCCCCGCGGCATCATCGCGGGGATGGGGGTTCTGCTCGTCACCGCGACCACCGTCCTGGTCCTGGCCACCGGTGCCGGCGGCGCGGATGCCATCCAGTCCTCCGGAAACCCACTTGTCGAGGCGCTCGGCGACGGGTCGGCCGCGAAGCTGGTCAACTACATCGGGCTCGCCGGTCTCGTCGCCAGCTTCTTCTCCATCATCTACGCCTACTCCCGTCAGTTGTTCGCCCTCTCCCGGGCCGGCTACCTGCCCAGGGCGCTGTCCGTCACCAATTCGCGCAGGGCGCCGACCCTGGCCCTCGTCGTCCCGGGAGTACTCGGGTTCCTGCTCTCCCTCACCGGCCAGGGCGACATGCTCCTCAACATGGCGGTGTTCGGTGCTGCGCTCAGCTACGTCCTGATGATGGTCAGTCACATCGTGCTGCGCCGAAGGGAGCCGGACATGGAGCGCCCCTACCGGACCCCTGGCGGCGTCGTGACCACAGGGTTCGCCCTTGTCGTGGCCGCGTTGGCCGTGGTGGCCACGTTCCTCGTCAACAGCACGGCCGCGCTCTGCTGCCTGGTGGTGTTCGGTGCGTTCATGCTGTACTTCGGTATCCACAGTCGCCACCACCTCGTCGCCAACTCCCCGGACGAGGAGTTCGCCGCACTGGCCCGAGCGGAAGCAGAACTCGAATGA
- a CDS encoding TetR/AcrR family transcriptional regulator, whose protein sequence is MVERHSGRGPRGLSPERIVNAAVGLLEEGGQESFSLRGVARAAGCDAMSVAYHFGSKEGLTRAMASWLDARVRPAAPGEHWRSTLLHLAEQYRALARSYPRTFPLLQRFTHTGSADYATTEVVHAAMAGAGIPRPQVVTVTVGWFAMVLGLATAEALGMMAPVDSATAVEIEALPAEDYPLTTALLADYRGIDPGVVFGTAVDLMHDGIERLAGGARGD, encoded by the coding sequence ATGGTCGAGCGACACTCCGGACGTGGGCCGAGGGGACTGTCCCCCGAGCGGATCGTCAATGCGGCCGTCGGTCTGCTCGAGGAGGGCGGGCAGGAGTCCTTCAGTCTGCGCGGTGTGGCCCGAGCGGCGGGGTGCGACGCGATGTCGGTGGCCTATCACTTCGGGTCCAAGGAGGGGCTGACCAGGGCCATGGCGTCATGGCTGGACGCCCGGGTGCGGCCCGCCGCGCCCGGGGAGCACTGGCGGTCGACACTGCTCCACCTGGCCGAGCAGTACCGCGCGCTGGCCAGGTCGTATCCCCGGACGTTCCCGTTGCTCCAGCGGTTCACCCACACCGGGTCGGCCGACTACGCCACCACCGAGGTCGTGCACGCGGCGATGGCGGGTGCCGGGATCCCCCGGCCGCAGGTGGTGACCGTGACGGTGGGTTGGTTCGCGATGGTGCTCGGGCTGGCCACGGCCGAGGCGCTGGGGATGATGGCTCCCGTGGACTCCGCCACCGCGGTGGAGATCGAGGCGCTTCCCGCCGAGGACTACCCGCTCACCACGGCGCTCCTGGCGGACTATCGCGGGATCGACCCCGGTGTCGTCTTCGGCACCGCCGTCGATCTGATGCACGACGGGATCGAGCGGCTGGCCGGCGGGGCTCGAGGCGACTAG
- a CDS encoding GNAT family N-acetyltransferase, which yields MVEIRTARPADAPATGEMLGEAFRDDPAWAQFYPDATSRSARLTAHYRRHVSRHPDRVDVAVDGAEVLGALLWEPPHRDAGRFSGWVGRIAAALRYMVSPTARRGRAHTRAVEAHRPSEPHWYFHDIAAGPRARGKGIGSALLRHRLDLIDRGGPYPVFLEATTSGSRRLYERFGFRPVGTVPTGPGQESTTMIRPAGGGEA from the coding sequence ATGGTGGAGATCAGGACGGCGAGGCCTGCCGACGCACCGGCGACCGGGGAGATGCTCGGGGAGGCGTTCCGTGACGACCCCGCGTGGGCGCAGTTCTACCCTGACGCGACCTCACGGTCCGCACGCCTGACCGCGCACTACCGCCGTCACGTCAGTCGACACCCTGACCGGGTCGATGTGGCCGTTGACGGCGCAGAGGTACTGGGCGCGTTGCTCTGGGAGCCGCCCCACCGCGATGCGGGCCGGTTCTCCGGGTGGGTCGGCCGCATCGCGGCGGCCCTGCGCTACATGGTCTCACCCACCGCCCGCCGCGGACGGGCCCATACCCGCGCGGTCGAGGCCCACAGGCCGTCGGAACCGCACTGGTACTTCCATGACATCGCCGCCGGTCCCCGGGCCCGCGGGAAGGGGATCGGATCGGCGCTCCTGCGCCACCGCCTGGACCTCATCGACCGGGGCGGGCCGTATCCGGTGTTCCTCGAGGCCACCACCTCGGGCAGTCGCCGTCTGTACGAACGGTTCGGCTTCCGCCCCGTGGGCACCGTCCCCACCGGGCCCGGGCAGGAGTCCACGACGATGATCCGCCCGGCGGGCGGCGGCGAAGCGTGA
- a CDS encoding PepSY domain-containing protein → MTTTTDHPREPDPPTAASPTADLPTAGPRDPRVGGPLRQLMLRLHFYVGLLVGPFLLIAAVSGFFYALAPTLEKAVYADQLTAASSAQNVALTDQITTARAVHPDLAVSRIVPGSDGSTTRVLFTDDSLPSESHSRVVFVDPSDGAVRGDTVQYGSGQALPLRTWLSGLHRSLHLGEVGRLYSELAASWLAPLALAGLYLWWGRTRRADTSPFRSAPGLEGRARLRSRHAVLGTWALVGMLVLSATGLTWSAYAGQRVSDLRSALDWTTPTLSAHSPETSDAITPVAASANGHAHHGSHGASHGFGSEDAAAWTPEGAQIALAGARSAGLTEPVQLVPPAAEGDPWRVQEARRSWTPGPDAVSIDPATGGVVQSIPFSSYPVAAKLTDWGIRLHMGFLFGVANQLLLAAVAAAVVVVTLRGYSLWWTRRPTRTRGLARPPVRGAALELLRRRPLAVLIGAAVIAVAGWAVPLLGISLAAFLVLDSLAGLAARRARG, encoded by the coding sequence ATGACCACCACGACCGACCACCCACGCGAACCCGACCCGCCCACTGCCGCCTCCCCCACCGCCGACCTGCCCACCGCCGGACCGCGCGACCCGCGCGTCGGTGGCCCACTGAGGCAACTCATGCTCCGCCTCCACTTCTACGTCGGCCTGCTGGTCGGCCCGTTCCTGCTCATCGCCGCGGTGTCGGGCTTCTTCTACGCGCTGGCGCCGACGCTCGAGAAGGCGGTCTACGCCGATCAGTTGACCGCCGCCTCCTCGGCGCAGAACGTCGCACTGACCGACCAGATCACCACCGCACGCGCGGTTCATCCCGATCTCGCGGTCTCGAGGATCGTGCCCGGGAGCGACGGGTCGACGACCAGGGTGTTGTTCACGGATGACTCACTACCGTCGGAATCGCACTCCCGCGTGGTCTTCGTCGACCCCTCCGACGGTGCCGTCCGCGGGGACACCGTCCAGTACGGGTCCGGCCAGGCGCTCCCTCTGCGCACCTGGCTGTCCGGCCTGCACCGCAGTCTGCACCTCGGCGAGGTCGGGCGCCTCTACTCCGAGCTGGCCGCCAGCTGGCTCGCCCCACTCGCCCTGGCGGGGTTGTACCTGTGGTGGGGCCGTACCCGCCGGGCCGACACCTCTCCGTTCAGGTCGGCCCCCGGCCTGGAGGGGCGGGCGCGCCTACGCTCCCGCCACGCCGTGCTGGGCACCTGGGCACTGGTGGGCATGCTCGTGCTGTCGGCGACCGGTCTGACCTGGTCGGCCTACGCCGGGCAGCGCGTCTCCGACCTCCGCTCCGCCCTGGACTGGACCACGCCGACGCTGTCGGCCCACTCTCCTGAGACCTCCGACGCCATAACCCCTGTCGCCGCGTCCGCGAACGGACACGCGCATCACGGTTCCCATGGCGCTTCCCATGGTTTCGGTTCCGAGGACGCCGCCGCCTGGACCCCGGAGGGAGCGCAGATCGCACTGGCCGGCGCCCGCTCAGCGGGTCTGACGGAACCCGTCCAGCTGGTCCCGCCCGCCGCCGAGGGTGACCCCTGGCGGGTCCAGGAGGCCCGGCGGTCCTGGACGCCCGGGCCCGACGCGGTGAGCATCGATCCCGCGACGGGCGGGGTGGTGCAGTCCATCCCGTTCTCCAGCTACCCCGTCGCCGCCAAACTCACCGACTGGGGCATCCGGCTCCACATGGGGTTCCTGTTCGGGGTGGCCAATCAACTGCTGTTGGCGGCCGTCGCGGCGGCGGTCGTCGTCGTCACTCTCCGGGGGTACTCCCTGTGGTGGACGCGGCGACCCACCCGCACCCGCGGTCTGGCCCGGCCCCCCGTGCGGGGCGCGGCACTCGAACTTCTGCGCCGCCGCCCACTGGCGGTCCTGATCGGGGCGGCCGTGATCGCGGTCGCCGGATGGGCCGTCCCGCTCCTGGGGATCTCGCTGGCGGCGTTCCTCGTCCTGGATTCGCTGGCGGGGCTCGCCGCACGGCGGGCACGGGGCTGA
- a CDS encoding carbonic anhydrase: protein MTVTDELLEAARAYASDFDKGGLPMPPGRKTAVVACMDARLNPYGLLGLSEGDAHVIRNAGGVVTDDVLRSLTISQRLLGTEEIVLIHHTDCGMLTFRDDDFKDQIQADTGLRPRWSPEAFGDVEGDVRQSLARVEADPFLLHASAVRGFVYDVETGELREVARSPE from the coding sequence ATGACAGTCACCGACGAGCTACTCGAGGCCGCCAGGGCCTATGCGTCCGATTTCGACAAGGGCGGCCTGCCCATGCCGCCCGGCCGCAAGACCGCCGTGGTGGCGTGCATGGACGCCCGCCTCAATCCGTACGGACTGTTGGGTCTGTCCGAGGGTGACGCGCACGTGATCCGCAACGCCGGAGGCGTGGTCACCGACGACGTCCTGCGGTCGCTCACGATCAGCCAGCGGCTCCTGGGGACCGAGGAGATCGTGCTGATCCACCACACCGACTGCGGCATGCTCACCTTCAGAGACGACGACTTCAAGGACCAGATCCAGGCCGACACCGGTCTGCGCCCGCGGTGGTCTCCGGAGGCGTTCGGCGACGTGGAAGGGGACGTCCGTCAGTCGCTCGCACGCGTCGAGGCGGATCCGTTCCTCCTGCACGCCTCCGCGGTCCGCGGCTTCGTCTACGACGTGGAGACCGGCGAGCTGCGCGAGGTCGCCCGCAGCCCGGAGTGA
- a CDS encoding RCC1 domain-containing protein, with protein sequence MVHHRIHLGKAVGVVVAVICLAIAAVVFAAGAADAQGSSRDTGSLGSLADTASLGSTGSAGSPGEDANPFSVSMGDEHACAVTTLGTVACWGRNSYGSLGGGPTVAPGTIVEVADLVDVTSVSVGANFSCAVTRAGEVRCWGSNFLGQLGDGTRTDRYTPVPVDGLSRAIAVSTGNAHACALLVDRTVACWGVNNLGQLGDGTTDTRTSPVPVEGLRTVSSIDLGPLHSCARLEDGTARCWGRNGEGQLGDGTTDNRLTPTPVAGLDDAASIAAGSNHTCAALTDGGARCWGQNYNGALGDGSTTDRVVPVAVDGLSNVVAVSAGGAHSCAVLRDGSARCWGANFLGNLGDGTFDDSLVPVPVEDLAGATGISSWGSSTCAILDDDSISCWGLNHYGQLGDGTTENRPGPVQVMGLPR encoded by the coding sequence ATGGTTCACCACAGGATTCACCTCGGGAAGGCAGTGGGCGTCGTCGTCGCCGTGATCTGTCTGGCCATCGCCGCGGTGGTCTTCGCCGCGGGAGCGGCCGACGCCCAGGGCTCATCGCGGGACACGGGCAGCCTCGGGAGCCTGGCGGACACGGCCAGCCTCGGGAGCACGGGCAGCGCCGGGAGCCCGGGCGAGGACGCGAACCCGTTCTCGGTGAGTATGGGGGACGAGCACGCGTGCGCCGTCACGACTCTCGGCACGGTCGCGTGCTGGGGCCGGAACTCGTACGGCTCGCTGGGCGGTGGACCCACCGTCGCCCCCGGCACCATCGTGGAGGTGGCCGACCTCGTGGACGTCACCTCGGTGAGCGTGGGGGCCAACTTCTCCTGCGCGGTGACCCGTGCCGGGGAGGTCCGGTGCTGGGGTTCCAACTTCCTCGGACAGCTGGGGGACGGGACGCGGACCGATCGGTACACCCCCGTGCCCGTTGACGGGCTCTCGCGTGCGATCGCCGTCAGCACCGGCAACGCCCACGCCTGTGCTCTGCTGGTCGACCGGACGGTGGCGTGCTGGGGCGTGAACAACCTGGGACAGTTGGGGGACGGCACCACCGACACCCGGACGAGCCCGGTCCCCGTGGAGGGGCTGCGCACCGTGTCCTCGATCGATCTCGGACCCCTCCATTCGTGCGCTCGTCTCGAGGACGGCACCGCCCGATGCTGGGGCCGCAACGGGGAGGGGCAGTTGGGCGACGGCACCACCGACAACAGGCTCACTCCGACGCCCGTGGCCGGCCTCGATGACGCGGCCTCGATCGCAGCGGGCAGCAACCACACGTGTGCGGCTCTGACGGACGGCGGTGCCCGCTGTTGGGGTCAGAACTACAACGGCGCTCTCGGCGACGGATCCACCACGGACCGCGTGGTGCCCGTGGCGGTGGACGGACTGTCGAACGTGGTCGCAGTGAGCGCGGGAGGCGCGCATTCCTGCGCGGTCCTCCGCGACGGTTCGGCGCGGTGTTGGGGTGCGAACTTCCTCGGCAACCTGGGCGACGGCACCTTTGACGACAGCCTCGTCCCGGTACCCGTAGAAGACCTGGCCGGCGCGACGGGGATCAGCTCGTGGGGCTCGTCCACCTGCGCGATCCTGGATGACGATTCCATCAGCTGCTGGGGCCTCAACCACTACGGCCAGTTGGGCGACGGCACGACGGAGAACCGCCCCGGTCCCGTC